In a single window of the Streptomyces sp. CGMCC 4.7035 genome:
- a CDS encoding MFS transporter, whose product MTTPAPAPARRGLRRLLPASPAQQILTFATFANSFGGGMFTTASALYFTRVVGLPTGQVAIGLFGGAMTGLVAGVLVGRLADHWGSKRVHITVMLCGGVVISCFTLVGSFWSFFAVSLVSGMIIPADVASKAPLIRGVSDGNPTVFIGYLRSVTNLALAFGSVAAGFAIQIDSRPAYLALVVCRALAYVSCGLILLRLPRIAAVAAEKGERGWAALRDRTYLSATLAHAVLSLNYAVSGFLLPLWIVAHTSAPRWVVSAVLVLNMAFVVLLQVKASRGVYDVRTAGQRMAWAGAAFAAGLTLMALAGGPSPWVATGLLMGGMAVFALGELWYAAASTEYCFGLAPAHLQGQYAGVFGLGSGVVEAVAPAVMSMLPLGMGLPGWLLLGALLLSVGLGSRPLVAWAARTRRTAPAG is encoded by the coding sequence GTGACGACGCCTGCGCCCGCGCCCGCCCGCCGCGGCCTGCGCAGGCTCCTGCCCGCGTCGCCGGCGCAGCAGATCCTGACCTTCGCCACCTTCGCCAACAGCTTCGGCGGCGGGATGTTCACCACCGCGAGCGCCCTGTACTTCACGCGCGTCGTGGGGCTGCCGACCGGACAGGTCGCCATCGGCCTGTTCGGCGGGGCCATGACTGGCCTGGTGGCCGGGGTCCTGGTCGGACGGCTGGCGGACCACTGGGGGTCCAAACGCGTCCACATCACGGTCATGCTCTGTGGCGGGGTGGTGATCTCCTGCTTCACCCTGGTCGGATCCTTCTGGTCCTTCTTCGCGGTCTCACTGGTCTCGGGGATGATCATTCCGGCGGACGTGGCCAGCAAGGCGCCGCTCATCCGCGGAGTGTCCGACGGGAACCCCACGGTGTTCATCGGCTATCTGCGGTCGGTGACCAACCTGGCCCTCGCGTTCGGCTCGGTCGCCGCCGGCTTCGCGATCCAGATCGACAGCCGGCCCGCGTACCTGGCCCTGGTGGTCTGCCGGGCCCTGGCCTACGTGAGCTGCGGCCTCATCCTCCTGCGTCTGCCGAGGATCGCGGCCGTGGCCGCCGAGAAGGGCGAGCGTGGCTGGGCCGCACTGCGCGACCGCACATACCTCAGCGCCACGCTCGCCCATGCGGTGCTGTCGCTGAACTACGCCGTCTCCGGGTTCCTGCTGCCGCTGTGGATCGTCGCGCACACGAGCGCCCCCCGCTGGGTGGTCTCGGCGGTCCTGGTGCTCAACATGGCCTTCGTGGTGCTGCTGCAGGTCAAGGCGAGCCGCGGGGTGTACGACGTACGGACCGCCGGTCAGCGCATGGCCTGGGCCGGCGCGGCCTTCGCCGCCGGGCTCACGCTCATGGCCCTGGCCGGCGGGCCCTCCCCTTGGGTGGCGACGGGGCTGCTGATGGGCGGCATGGCCGTCTTCGCCCTCGGCGAGCTCTGGTACGCGGCCGCCTCGACCGAGTACTGCTTCGGACTGGCGCCGGCCCATCTGCAGGGCCAGTACGCCGGGGTGTTCGGGCTGGGCAGCGGGGTCGTGGAAGCCGTCGCCCCGGCGGTGATGAGCATGCTGCCGCTCGGGATGGGGCTGCCCGGCTGGCTGCTGCTCGGCGCTCTCCTGCTGTCCGTCGGCCTGGGCAGTCGGCCGCTGGTGGCCTGGGCGGCGAGGACCAGGCGGACGGCACCGGCCGGATAG
- a CDS encoding IS110 family transposase, translated as MAKKLKDSRFAPRASRCSPSTPQASDCAPNAPSGAARRALPQASAAPAPRRAEVRRLLAWLTERQVEVVVMEATADYWRSVYYLLQPHLNLMLVNPAHLKGIRRRKSNPGDAAFLGRAGASGLVMASFVPERGIREVRELTRRHTKLVRTASWEAQHLEKELEDTGMKLTSVLTDGDRHQRAGHPGGPVRRGTRPGTPGRLDRRQGPGQDPRADRGPGR; from the coding sequence GTGGCCAAGAAGCTGAAGGACTCCCGCTTCGCACCGCGGGCGTCGCGCTGCTCGCCCAGCACCCCGCAGGCCAGCGACTGCGCCCCGAACGCGCCGAGCGGGGCGGCCCGCCGGGCCTTGCCGCAGGCCAGCGCGGCGCCCGCGCCAAGACGCGCGGAAGTCCGCCGGCTGCTGGCCTGGCTGACCGAGCGGCAGGTCGAGGTGGTGGTCATGGAGGCGACCGCCGATTACTGGCGTTCTGTCTACTACCTGCTGCAGCCGCACCTGAACCTGATGCTTGTCAACCCTGCGCACCTCAAAGGGATCCGCAGGCGCAAGAGTAATCCCGGTGACGCGGCGTTCCTCGGCCGCGCCGGTGCGTCCGGGCTGGTCATGGCCTCCTTCGTTCCCGAGCGCGGCATCCGTGAGGTGCGTGAGCTCACCCGCCGACACACCAAATTGGTGCGGACTGCGAGCTGGGAAGCCCAGCACCTGGAGAAGGAGCTGGAGGATACCGGCATGAAGCTCACGTCGGTACTGACCGACGGTGACCGGCATCAGCGGGCGGGCCATCCTGGAGGCCCTGTGCGCCGGGGAACGCGACCCGGAACGCCTGGCCGACTTGACCGTCGGCAGGGCCCGGGCCAAGATCCCCGCGCTGATCGAGGCCCTGGACGGTGA
- a CDS encoding MFS transporter, whose protein sequence is MTRAQAAGQQPAVEGREEGMQTESDVARAGDDTANQRSGLWRNRDFLKLWSGESVAALGAQVTQLALPMLVLSVLGASAAEVGAVSAMQFLPALCVTPFAGLVIDLFDRRTVLLVANLVRAAALALVPVLHLTDTLTVPALCAIAFVMGAGTSVFDVAYLAYLPALVPQRDLVDANSKLQGSYSVAQIGGSSAGGLLIKALGAWLAVLANVAAYLLAFVTTLLIRHREPPRDRSAAGRPRLADMLTGFGLLWRDRTLRVLSMRAGWFNLCEQAILTLFLVYAVKELGMDAGGVGFVLAFGSFASLAGAFVARRAGNHFGFPGILILASSASSLAPLLLLPTGPGSAWNFALATLTFAVYGFGLTIYNVHVVAFRQSVIPSEVLGRATAAYRMLTYGTLPVGAFLGGLLGERLGLWQSILLFALTSVVGWLLFVLACRKLPAPALEATPKR, encoded by the coding sequence GTGACTAGGGCACAAGCGGCCGGGCAGCAGCCGGCAGTTGAGGGGCGGGAGGAGGGGATGCAGACCGAGAGCGATGTGGCGCGCGCCGGTGACGACACCGCGAATCAGCGGTCCGGCCTGTGGCGCAACCGCGACTTCCTCAAGCTCTGGTCGGGCGAGTCGGTCGCCGCGCTCGGCGCGCAGGTGACGCAGCTGGCGCTGCCCATGCTGGTGCTGAGCGTTCTGGGGGCGAGTGCCGCGGAGGTCGGAGCGGTCTCCGCCATGCAGTTTCTGCCCGCGCTGTGCGTCACTCCGTTCGCCGGCCTGGTGATCGACCTCTTCGACCGCCGGACGGTGCTGCTGGTGGCCAACCTGGTGCGGGCGGCGGCGCTCGCCCTGGTGCCGGTGCTGCATCTCACCGACACGCTGACCGTGCCGGCGCTGTGCGCGATCGCCTTCGTGATGGGCGCGGGGACCTCGGTGTTCGACGTGGCCTACCTCGCCTATCTGCCGGCGCTCGTGCCGCAGCGCGATCTGGTGGACGCCAACAGCAAGTTGCAGGGTTCGTATTCCGTGGCCCAGATCGGTGGCTCCAGCGCCGGCGGTCTGCTGATCAAGGCGCTCGGCGCGTGGCTGGCCGTTCTGGCGAACGTCGCCGCCTACCTGTTGGCGTTCGTCACCACCCTGCTCATCCGGCACCGTGAGCCGCCGCGCGACCGGTCGGCGGCCGGGCGTCCTCGCCTGGCCGACATGCTCACCGGCTTCGGGCTGCTGTGGCGTGACCGCACCCTGCGGGTGCTGAGCATGCGGGCGGGCTGGTTCAACCTGTGCGAGCAGGCGATCCTGACCCTATTCCTGGTCTACGCGGTGAAGGAATTGGGCATGGACGCGGGCGGCGTCGGCTTCGTGCTCGCCTTCGGCAGCTTCGCCTCGCTGGCCGGGGCGTTCGTGGCCCGGCGGGCCGGCAACCACTTCGGCTTCCCCGGGATCCTGATCCTGGCCAGCAGCGCCTCATCCCTGGCACCCCTGCTGTTGCTGCCGACCGGTCCCGGATCGGCGTGGAACTTCGCCCTGGCGACGCTGACTTTCGCGGTCTACGGGTTCGGGCTGACCATCTACAACGTCCATGTGGTCGCTTTCCGCCAGTCGGTGATCCCCTCCGAGGTGCTGGGGCGGGCGACGGCGGCCTACCGCATGCTCACCTACGGGACCCTGCCGGTCGGCGCGTTCCTCGGTGGTCTGCTGGGCGAACGGCTCGGCCTGTGGCAGTCGATCCTGCTCTTCGCGCTCACGTCGGTCGTGGGCTGGCTGCTGTTCGTGCTGGCCTGCCGCAAACTCCCCGCTCCAGCGCTGGAAGCGACGCCGAAAAGATGA
- a CDS encoding ATP-grasp domain-containing protein — protein MRVLIAGIGEHKDFGLKSLQAAGHFVGVMDLPHRIPVDLCDWWRASDGSVDSMLEAASAADFTWDAVLCWAELSTDTAREVARKLGVPGTRMPEGRFRDKGLMHGRLRETGLPTPQLGVARTLQECEHLAEGRFPVVVKPTDYGGSGGVQVVTGPGELGGAFDAAVALSASGRVAVDRYARGPEYSVESVTWAHGDTQVLAVTEKHLTRPPYCVEVGHVVPATLPDADREALVAATVAALDALGMEAGVSHAEFRLTDEGPVLMEIAGRPAGGQIPRLVELATGWNPYLAELAAVVGERIGPGAPSAPYAAIRCFVGDGETPFTHPVTPANASSPPLLGTLRELRYSADEGTVHRVPRGLVDRLGYGIVAGDRAEVTAALAVLSQGAEVYRGD, from the coding sequence ATGAGGGTGCTGATCGCCGGTATAGGCGAGCACAAGGACTTCGGGCTGAAGTCCCTGCAGGCGGCAGGGCACTTCGTCGGGGTCATGGACCTGCCGCACCGCATCCCCGTCGACCTGTGCGACTGGTGGCGGGCAAGTGACGGGTCGGTGGACTCCATGCTGGAGGCGGCGAGTGCAGCCGACTTCACCTGGGACGCGGTGCTGTGCTGGGCGGAACTGTCCACCGACACGGCCCGTGAGGTCGCGCGCAAGCTCGGCGTGCCGGGCACCCGGATGCCCGAAGGCCGCTTCCGGGACAAGGGCCTGATGCACGGCCGGCTGCGTGAGACGGGTCTGCCCACCCCGCAGCTCGGCGTCGCGCGCACGCTGCAGGAATGCGAGCACTTGGCCGAGGGCCGGTTCCCGGTCGTGGTCAAGCCGACCGACTACGGCGGCAGCGGCGGCGTACAGGTCGTCACCGGGCCGGGCGAGCTTGGCGGCGCGTTCGACGCGGCGGTGGCGCTGTCGGCGAGTGGCCGGGTGGCGGTGGACCGCTATGCGCGCGGCCCGGAATACAGCGTCGAGTCGGTGACCTGGGCGCACGGGGACACGCAGGTCCTCGCGGTGACCGAGAAGCATCTGACCCGGCCGCCGTACTGCGTGGAGGTCGGCCATGTGGTGCCCGCGACGCTGCCGGACGCGGACCGCGAGGCACTGGTGGCGGCGACGGTGGCCGCGCTGGACGCCCTCGGCATGGAGGCGGGCGTCTCGCACGCGGAGTTCCGGCTGACCGACGAGGGCCCGGTCCTGATGGAGATCGCCGGGCGTCCTGCGGGAGGCCAGATCCCGCGCCTTGTGGAGCTGGCCACGGGCTGGAACCCGTACCTCGCGGAACTGGCGGCGGTGGTGGGCGAGCGCATCGGCCCAGGGGCGCCTTCGGCGCCGTACGCGGCCATCCGCTGCTTCGTCGGCGACGGTGAGACGCCGTTCACCCATCCGGTGACGCCGGCGAACGCCTCCTCGCCTCCGCTGCTCGGCACCCTGCGGGAGCTGCGGTATTCCGCCGACGAGGGCACCGTGCACCGGGTGCCGCGCGGCCTGGTGGACCGGCTGGGCTACGGGATCGTCGCGGGCGACCGCGCGGAGGTCACGGCGGCGCTGGCGGTGCTGAGCCAAGGCGCAGAGGTGTACCGAGGTGACTAG
- a CDS encoding ATP-binding protein: MKKALLFGEYKIARFLPVLRERGYTDIVVYSAIEFDAASEFDNEGVEVRLMDLNWTADDVVAVLEAEQPDVAIANAYPHGQEQLPIVYGRAAVRWNGRFVAHSAQFAEVACDKVTLHRTATERGWPVPAGAVCENAEQVAAAAAEVGFPLVIKEARSQAGDGRFHAVSQEELDGVLAAGLAFPAIVQAFAQGEETGIELISADGTLMRWPVVSMGPLDDGLEPTLRARVTPYELPAGAAARLDEFVTDLHENFAPFGPWQIDFAVVDDGDDIVVLEINPRFGGLTDLALTGTGTDPHAVFTAAALGDPLPQVETRAVTIELPCTEIPGVEVPAHPEGAEVMMSTARRPTNRCFTGTDRMQLLTRVGDLEAGKRWVKEVDNAGLLRCSVESAFRRLEQGFQVFGREGCAR, from the coding sequence ATGAAGAAAGCTCTGCTTTTCGGCGAGTACAAGATCGCCCGTTTCCTGCCGGTCCTGCGCGAGCGCGGCTACACCGACATCGTCGTCTACTCGGCCATCGAGTTCGACGCGGCCTCGGAGTTCGACAATGAGGGTGTCGAGGTCAGGCTGATGGACCTGAACTGGACGGCGGACGACGTGGTGGCCGTCCTGGAGGCCGAGCAGCCCGACGTCGCGATCGCCAACGCCTACCCCCACGGCCAGGAGCAACTGCCCATCGTCTACGGTCGCGCCGCCGTCCGCTGGAACGGCCGGTTCGTCGCCCACTCCGCACAGTTCGCCGAAGTTGCCTGCGACAAGGTGACGCTGCACCGGACCGCGACGGAACGGGGCTGGCCGGTGCCGGCAGGCGCGGTGTGCGAGAACGCCGAGCAGGTCGCCGCGGCCGCCGCCGAGGTGGGCTTCCCGCTGGTGATCAAGGAGGCGCGGTCGCAGGCCGGTGACGGTCGCTTCCATGCCGTCTCCCAGGAGGAACTGGACGGGGTGCTCGCCGCGGGCCTGGCCTTCCCCGCCATCGTGCAGGCCTTCGCGCAGGGCGAGGAGACCGGGATCGAGCTGATCAGCGCCGATGGCACGCTCATGCGCTGGCCGGTGGTCTCGATGGGGCCGCTGGACGACGGCCTCGAACCGACGCTTCGGGCGCGCGTCACGCCGTACGAGCTGCCCGCGGGTGCGGCGGCCCGGCTGGACGAGTTCGTCACCGACCTGCACGAGAACTTCGCCCCGTTCGGCCCGTGGCAGATCGACTTCGCCGTGGTCGACGACGGGGACGACATCGTCGTCCTGGAGATCAACCCACGTTTCGGCGGCCTGACCGACCTGGCACTGACCGGCACTGGCACCGACCCGCACGCGGTGTTCACCGCGGCTGCACTCGGCGATCCGCTGCCGCAGGTGGAGACCCGCGCGGTGACGATCGAGCTGCCGTGCACCGAGATACCGGGCGTCGAGGTGCCCGCCCATCCCGAGGGCGCGGAGGTGATGATGTCGACCGCGCGCCGACCCACCAACCGGTGCTTCACCGGCACCGACCGCATGCAGCTCCTCACCAGGGTCGGCGACCTGGAAGCGGGCAAGCGCTGGGTCAAGGAGGTGGACAACGCAGGCCTGTTGCGCTGCTCGGTGGAGTCCGCTTTCCGTCGGCTGGAGCAGGGCTTTCAGGTCTTCGGCCGGGAGGGGTGCGCACGATGA
- a CDS encoding ATP-grasp domain-containing protein, protein MKGSVLVIGSGYQHFREYALRGLAEAFRLVLIGPAPLDWQLPYVVDHRTADVQDEAAVHAAAAALATDHHITGVVTWDESLVTRTAEVAAWLGVPAMPVVAAQACRDKARQRQRFQAVGVPSARFALTGSEAEAVTAAESLGYPVVLKPRGRAASVGVRIVRSEAELRETFARVREVENPSIDDGLVLIEEFLSGPEIAVDSWVLDGRVEPFSIAAKRTDYPPYFEEVAHVVGSVLDAGTEARVREVVIAANRALGTDRTITHTELILTADGPKVVEVNGRLGGDLIPHLAELAVPGLSVGRVLGTVATGRVPEPIAAPDRLVGIRFLYPAADLAFTSLELPSALADEPWTHEVRTVTETGTELRLPPRGFLGRAGYAIATGDDVAEIDARLLKLAEATAVHGEPLPS, encoded by the coding sequence ATGAAGGGAAGCGTCCTTGTCATCGGCTCGGGCTACCAGCACTTCCGTGAGTACGCGCTGCGCGGGCTCGCCGAGGCTTTCCGGCTCGTGTTGATCGGGCCGGCGCCGCTGGACTGGCAACTGCCGTACGTGGTCGACCACCGGACGGCTGACGTGCAGGACGAGGCCGCAGTGCACGCCGCCGCCGCGGCTCTGGCCACCGATCACCACATCACCGGCGTCGTCACCTGGGACGAGTCCCTCGTGACGCGCACCGCCGAGGTTGCCGCCTGGCTGGGCGTGCCGGCCATGCCGGTGGTGGCGGCCCAGGCCTGCCGGGACAAGGCGCGTCAGCGCCAGCGCTTCCAGGCGGTCGGCGTCCCCTCCGCTCGGTTCGCGCTCACCGGGTCCGAGGCCGAGGCAGTGACCGCCGCCGAGTCCCTCGGCTATCCCGTGGTGCTCAAGCCGCGCGGCCGGGCCGCCAGCGTCGGCGTGCGGATCGTGCGCTCCGAGGCCGAGCTGCGCGAGACGTTCGCGCGGGTTCGGGAGGTCGAGAACCCGTCGATCGATGACGGACTCGTCCTCATCGAGGAATTCCTCTCCGGCCCGGAGATCGCCGTGGACAGCTGGGTGCTCGACGGCAGGGTCGAGCCCTTCTCGATCGCGGCCAAGCGCACTGACTACCCGCCGTACTTCGAGGAGGTCGCACACGTCGTCGGCAGCGTCCTCGACGCCGGTACCGAGGCGCGGGTGCGCGAAGTGGTGATCGCCGCGAACCGGGCCCTGGGCACCGACCGCACCATCACGCACACCGAGCTGATACTCACCGCCGACGGTCCGAAGGTGGTCGAGGTCAACGGCCGGCTCGGCGGCGACCTCATCCCGCACCTGGCCGAACTCGCCGTCCCGGGGCTCTCCGTCGGCCGGGTGCTCGGCACGGTCGCCACGGGCCGCGTCCCCGAGCCGATCGCCGCACCCGACCGCCTTGTCGGCATCCGCTTCCTGTACCCGGCGGCAGACCTGGCCTTCACAAGTCTGGAGCTGCCGTCCGCGCTCGCCGACGAGCCGTGGACGCATGAGGTGCGCACGGTCACCGAGACCGGCACCGAACTGCGCCTGCCGCCCCGGGGGTTCCTCGGTCGCGCAGGTTACGCCATCGCCACCGGCGACGACGTGGCGGAGATCGACGCACGTCTTCTCAAGCTGGCCGAGGCCACCGCCGTACACGGCGAGCCGCTGCCCTCCTGA
- a CDS encoding transposase, translated as MHLVVDGHSVHCSRRVRTSVAAHADQIELHFLSPHSPELNPDELVNQPLAKACQSWQGALASSAS; from the coding sequence GTGCACCTGGTCGTGGACGGTCACTCCGTCCATTGCTCCCGAAGGGTCCGCACCTCGGTCGCCGCGCACGCCGACCAGATCGAGCTGCACTTCCTGTCGCCGCACTCGCCCGAGCTGAACCCCGACGAACTGGTCAATCAACCACTTGCCAAGGCTTGCCAATCCTGGCAAGGCGCGTTAGCGTCCTCGGCAAGCTGA
- a CDS encoding aminoglycoside phosphotransferase family protein yields MHDDQVDVTTEIVATLIREQFPQWSGRAIQRVSSTGTVHAIFRIGDDLSARFPLRLVDAAEALAVLEREAQASAELAQVSRFPVPEPVALGKPGAGYPMPWSVQTWLSGTVAFDADPSGSDAFAEDLAAFIAALRDAETRGRLFSGEGRGGVLTDHDDWMAKCFVESKGLLDVPRLRELWSHFRELPRAGADVMSHGDLIPGNVLVAGDRLSGVLDTGGFGPADPALDLVSAWHLLQPGPREVLRRTLDCDDLEWERGKAWAFQQAMGVVWYYVESNPTMSSMGRRTLDRILESMK; encoded by the coding sequence ATGCATGATGATCAAGTGGACGTGACCACCGAAATCGTTGCGACCTTGATCCGAGAGCAATTCCCTCAGTGGAGCGGCAGGGCAATCCAACGCGTGTCGTCGACCGGGACGGTCCACGCCATCTTCCGTATCGGGGACGATCTCTCTGCGCGTTTCCCACTGCGCCTGGTCGATGCCGCCGAGGCGCTGGCGGTTCTGGAACGGGAAGCCCAGGCGAGCGCGGAGCTGGCACAGGTGTCTCGGTTTCCCGTGCCCGAACCCGTCGCCTTGGGAAAGCCTGGAGCGGGTTATCCCATGCCGTGGTCGGTCCAGACGTGGCTGTCGGGAACGGTCGCCTTTGATGCCGACCCGAGTGGGTCGGACGCTTTTGCCGAGGACCTCGCGGCCTTCATCGCAGCCCTGCGGGATGCCGAGACGCGGGGGCGGCTTTTCAGCGGCGAAGGTCGTGGCGGCGTTCTCACCGACCACGACGACTGGATGGCGAAGTGCTTCGTGGAGAGTAAGGGGCTGCTCGACGTGCCCCGGCTGCGCGAGTTGTGGAGCCATTTTCGGGAGTTGCCCCGCGCGGGTGCCGACGTGATGAGCCATGGTGACTTGATTCCCGGCAATGTACTGGTCGCGGGAGACCGGCTCAGCGGCGTACTCGACACCGGCGGCTTCGGCCCGGCCGACCCCGCGCTGGATCTGGTCAGCGCCTGGCACCTGTTGCAGCCAGGCCCGCGGGAAGTGCTCCGGCGGACACTGGACTGTGACGATCTGGAGTGGGAGCGCGGCAAGGCATGGGCATTCCAACAGGCGATGGGTGTTGTCTGGTACTACGTCGAGAGCAATCCGACGATGAGCAGCATGGGGCGCCGGACACTCGACCGCATTCTGGAGTCGATGAAGTAA
- a CDS encoding ATP-grasp domain-containing protein, with product MRAEHPMVVLVDAYGTGRHLRAAFAGLGAQVVHLSSTPEPLKSLKAPDLSSYAAALVAADPVETARRLAELRPALVVAGQEPGVPLADLMSEMLGLPTNGSALSAARRDKYLMIEAVRKAGVRCARQFRSDDADAIAAWAGEQDGRPVVVKPLAASGAQGVSICTDPNQARGAARAILGTVTMYGETNTEVLAQSYLAGTEYIVDTVSCRGERYDAGVWRYDKRRRGARNVSHRDVLVPPDDPVVAELTAYTHDVLDALGIEFGAAHAEVMMTPDGPALVEVGARMNGAMHPDFDAGCCGADQARASALAWLRPEEFAEEFAGRTYRRLREAFVYHVATDFAGLVESVDASVLAEIDALESVRAVTVKPSPGDWLRPTVDLPSSPLTVHMAHADAAALARDQARVLALSKEVFQLA from the coding sequence ATGCGAGCCGAACACCCCATGGTCGTCCTCGTCGACGCGTACGGGACGGGCAGACACCTGCGCGCGGCCTTCGCCGGACTTGGCGCCCAAGTCGTGCACCTCTCCAGCACGCCCGAACCTCTGAAGTCCCTGAAGGCGCCCGACCTGAGCAGCTACGCGGCGGCCCTCGTCGCCGCCGACCCGGTCGAGACCGCCCGGCGGCTGGCCGAACTGCGCCCGGCGCTCGTGGTGGCCGGGCAGGAGCCCGGCGTACCGCTCGCCGACCTCATGTCCGAAATGCTCGGCCTGCCGACCAACGGCTCCGCGCTGTCGGCGGCGCGCCGCGACAAGTACCTCATGATCGAAGCCGTCCGGAAGGCCGGCGTGCGCTGCGCCCGCCAGTTCAGGTCCGACGACGCCGACGCCATTGCGGCCTGGGCGGGGGAGCAGGACGGCCGACCGGTCGTGGTCAAGCCGCTGGCCGCCTCCGGCGCCCAGGGCGTGTCCATCTGCACCGACCCGAACCAGGCGCGCGGCGCCGCGCGCGCGATCCTCGGCACCGTCACCATGTACGGAGAGACCAACACCGAGGTGCTGGCGCAGTCCTACCTCGCGGGCACCGAGTACATCGTGGACACCGTCTCCTGCCGGGGAGAGCGCTACGACGCCGGCGTCTGGCGCTACGACAAGCGACGCCGCGGCGCCCGCAACGTCTCCCACCGCGACGTGCTCGTCCCGCCGGACGACCCGGTGGTCGCCGAGCTCACCGCCTATACCCACGACGTGCTGGACGCCCTCGGCATCGAGTTCGGCGCCGCTCACGCCGAGGTGATGATGACGCCCGACGGACCCGCGCTCGTCGAGGTCGGTGCCCGCATGAACGGTGCGATGCACCCGGACTTCGACGCCGGGTGCTGCGGCGCCGACCAGGCCCGGGCGAGCGCACTGGCCTGGCTGCGCCCGGAGGAGTTCGCGGAGGAGTTCGCGGGCCGCACCTACCGCCGGCTCCGGGAGGCTTTCGTGTACCACGTGGCCACCGACTTCGCCGGCCTCGTGGAGTCCGTGGACGCGTCTGTCCTGGCGGAGATCGACGCGCTCGAGTCCGTACGGGCGGTCACGGTGAAGCCCAGCCCCGGCGACTGGCTCCGGCCCACCGTCGATCTGCCGTCCAGCCCGCTCACCGTGCACATGGCCCATGCCGACGCGGCGGCCCTGGCCCGCGACCAGGCCCGGGTCCTGGCGCTGTCCAAGGAGGTGTTCCAACTCGCTTGA
- a CDS encoding phosphotransferase yields MDPLRPHAEHPAGRLAAVMDFGTASLGVPAVDLIPAWNLLPSAARQVFREAVDTDDASWARGRGWALCMAVIQLPYYRKTNPVTSANARYVIRQVLAG; encoded by the coding sequence GTGGATCCACTCCGACCTCATGCCGAACACCCTGCTGGGCGCCTGGCCGCGGTGATGGACTTCGGGACGGCAAGCCTCGGAGTTCCCGCCGTCGACCTGATCCCGGCGTGGAACCTGCTGCCGTCCGCCGCGCGGCAGGTCTTCCGCGAGGCCGTGGACACCGACGACGCCTCCTGGGCCCGCGGCCGCGGCTGGGCGCTGTGCATGGCCGTCATCCAACTGCCCTACTACCGCAAGACGAACCCGGTCACCTCCGCCAACGCCCGCTATGTGATCCGTCAGGTCCTCGCGGGCTGA